A part of Variovorax sp. HW608 genomic DNA contains:
- a CDS encoding helicase SNF2 encodes MKTSKFIAAAALSLVGIVGAQAETYEGVQAPVSANHRVDVRAQAVIAAHSENPYADAVSSRVTPRLVASTDRLGVRSEAVVSAHSANPYAEGYGQGVASTSVGVVDRAAVRAQAFAAAHGDQLPL; translated from the coding sequence ATGAAGACCTCGAAGTTCATCGCTGCCGCCGCTCTCTCGCTCGTAGGCATCGTCGGCGCTCAGGCGGAAACCTACGAAGGCGTGCAAGCGCCTGTGTCAGCCAACCATCGCGTCGACGTCCGTGCCCAGGCTGTCATCGCAGCGCACAGCGAGAACCCGTACGCCGATGCCGTCTCCTCGCGCGTTACGCCCCGGTTGGTCGCATCGACCGATCGCCTTGGGGTGCGCTCCGAGGCAGTGGTAAGCGCCCACAGCGCGAACCCCTACGCGGAAGGCTACGGCCAGGGCGTCGCTTCCACGTCCGTTGGCGTCGTGGATCGCGCCGCGGTTCGAGCGCAAGCCTTCGCCGCTGCGCATGGTGATCAGCTCCCGCTGTAA
- a CDS encoding MarR family winged helix-turn-helix transcriptional regulator — translation MKSTDKAAPARRNLSEFLCFAVYSANLAFGKAYKPILDQLGLTYTQYITIIALSEEDDQTVGQLGEKLFLESNTLTPILKKLEAMGYLERQRDPEDERQVRVSLTKDGRQLRERFLKISLVGATGLGPDEFAQIQKAIVALRSNLIESQSANGKK, via the coding sequence ATGAAATCCACCGACAAAGCAGCTCCCGCGAGGCGGAATCTTTCGGAATTTCTGTGTTTTGCAGTCTATTCTGCGAACCTGGCCTTCGGCAAGGCGTACAAGCCGATCCTCGATCAGCTGGGGCTTACCTATACGCAATACATCACCATCATTGCGCTATCAGAGGAAGACGACCAGACAGTCGGCCAATTGGGCGAGAAACTGTTTCTCGAATCGAACACGCTCACGCCGATCCTGAAGAAGCTCGAAGCCATGGGCTATCTGGAGAGGCAGCGCGATCCCGAGGACGAGCGCCAAGTACGGGTCAGTCTGACGAAGGATGGTCGACAACTTCGCGAACGATTTCTGAAAATCAGTCTTGTCGGCGCCACTGGCCTGGGTCCGGACGAATTTGCGCAAATACAGAAAGCGATCGTGGCGCTGCGCAGCAATCTCATCGAGTCCCAGTCCGCGAATGGCAAGAAATAG